One part of the Prochlorococcus marinus str. MIT 9313 genome encodes these proteins:
- a CDS encoding efflux RND transporter periplasmic adaptor subunit, which produces MASSSTTFALLGAVLMVTSCSHNHKATHKFMTVEATRITSTNFEPMVSAVSMLESTKNVALKPQTDGTVVKILAKDGQRVKAGQTILVLDNEQQSAALDSAQSEAKKDQLNAERYEFLYQQGATSAKTRDKYAVQAIQSRDQAKADAATLGYKFVRAPINGLIGDLDKVKLGDYVKKGQTITGIVDDSMLWTMMQIPATQANQVQLGQTVMVASQTTPPLTGQGSVVFISPYYELNGTNKSPNTLMVKAAFPNLTGKLKTGQFVKSQIVTGKFTSLAVPVQAVFMEAQQPFVYVVVPLSKALPKIKASSSLPEATKKKLESLPTNTPIVLQKAVTLGQLQNNLYPLKSGLQKGEQVVSSNTALLRNGMAVKIAPTQATKKRSN; this is translated from the coding sequence ATGGCATCTAGCTCCACCACCTTTGCCCTGCTAGGGGCCGTCTTGATGGTGACGAGCTGCAGCCATAACCATAAGGCTACTCACAAATTCATGACGGTTGAGGCAACCCGAATCACCTCAACCAATTTTGAGCCAATGGTCAGTGCCGTCAGCATGCTGGAGTCGACCAAAAACGTGGCCTTAAAACCACAGACCGACGGCACAGTGGTCAAAATCCTCGCCAAGGATGGGCAACGCGTTAAAGCTGGTCAAACCATCCTGGTGCTCGACAACGAGCAACAAAGTGCTGCCCTGGACTCCGCCCAATCCGAAGCAAAGAAAGACCAACTCAATGCTGAGCGTTATGAATTCCTCTACCAGCAGGGTGCAACATCAGCCAAGACTCGCGACAAATATGCAGTGCAGGCAATCCAGTCGCGAGATCAGGCAAAAGCCGATGCAGCCACCCTCGGCTACAAATTCGTACGCGCACCAATCAATGGCCTAATCGGTGATCTGGACAAAGTGAAACTTGGCGACTACGTGAAGAAAGGGCAAACCATTACAGGCATCGTTGACGATTCGATGCTGTGGACAATGATGCAAATCCCTGCAACGCAAGCCAACCAGGTGCAACTGGGGCAAACAGTGATGGTTGCATCCCAAACCACACCACCTTTAACAGGGCAGGGCTCCGTTGTCTTTATCTCGCCGTATTACGAGCTGAATGGAACAAATAAGTCTCCAAACACACTCATGGTGAAAGCAGCCTTTCCCAACCTCACTGGTAAGTTAAAAACTGGACAATTTGTCAAAAGTCAGATCGTGACGGGGAAATTTACAAGCCTTGCTGTTCCTGTTCAAGCGGTATTTATGGAGGCCCAACAACCATTTGTCTACGTTGTTGTCCCACTAAGCAAAGCACTCCCAAAAATCAAAGCATCAAGCTCATTACCCGAAGCAACCAAAAAGAAGCTCGAATCATTACCTACTAACACACCGATTGTGTTGCAAAAAGCTGTCACCCTGGGCCAACTGCAAAACAACCTCTACCCATTGAAATCAGGCCTGCAAAAAGGCGAGCAAGTTGTTTCAAGCAACACAGCACTACTGCGTAACGGCATGGCCGTGAAGATTGCGCCAACACAAGCCACCAAGAAAAGAAGCAACTGA
- a CDS encoding succinate dehydrogenase cytochrome b subunit gives MGVDLFRAWSAATGLLLVLFLMLHLGGVVMAPFAPASFEIYAAALHQSAWLPFAEFAFLAAAFIHLALSLAKLIVNRRTGNRAALVSRRGDRLAVLAARSQAIGGLILLGFLVVHLLQLRWPRPAAGEELIALRALLAQPANVALYLLAAVAVSLHVFHGGEAAHRSLGLLDPVNGFRIRRVFRMLALLLGGGFSVVALLVSASALQMGQ, from the coding sequence ATGGGGGTGGATTTGTTCAGGGCCTGGAGCGCTGCTACAGGGTTGCTGTTGGTGCTTTTCCTGATGCTCCATTTGGGTGGAGTTGTGATGGCGCCTTTTGCACCTGCGAGCTTTGAGATTTATGCAGCGGCCTTGCATCAGTCTGCTTGGTTGCCGTTTGCAGAATTTGCCTTTTTAGCTGCAGCTTTCATTCACTTGGCCCTGAGCTTGGCCAAGCTGATTGTTAATCGACGAACTGGTAATCGTGCTGCTCTTGTTAGCCGCCGAGGTGATCGTCTTGCTGTTTTAGCAGCACGTAGTCAGGCGATTGGTGGTTTGATCCTGCTTGGCTTTCTTGTGGTGCATCTCTTGCAGCTGCGCTGGCCTAGGCCAGCCGCCGGCGAGGAGCTGATAGCGCTGCGGGCTTTGTTGGCTCAGCCTGCAAACGTGGCTCTCTATTTATTGGCCGCTGTGGCCGTCAGCTTGCATGTGTTCCACGGTGGTGAGGCGGCTCATCGCAGTTTGGGATTGCTTGATCCAGTTAATGGTTTTCGCATTCGGCGCGTCTTTCGCATGCTGGCGTTGCTTTTGGGCGGCGGCTTCAGCGTGGTGGCGTTGCTGGTCTCTGCCTCAGCGTTGCAGATGGGTCAGTGA
- a CDS encoding fumarate reductase/succinate dehydrogenase flavoprotein subunit, with protein MNGLPDPRLPSGTIADAWNRTQGSLPLISPSRKRELHLLVVGTGLAGASAAATLAEQGYQVRVISFHDSPRRAHSVAAQGGINAARPLPVDADSVSRLFADTLRGGDFRAREAGCQRLAEISSAIIDQCVAQGVPFAREYEGTLSTRRMGGASVSRTFYARGQTGQQLLYGAYQALMRQVALGHVELFCRRDVLELIKVDGVARGVVCRDLLSGELEVHTAQAVLLASGGYSNVYFLSTNALKSNASAIWRAHRQGALFANPCFTQIHPTCIPSGDPYQSKRTLMSESLRNDGRVWLPSDSADQRSAVDIPESQRDYFLERQYPAYGNMVPRDVASRRARELCKAGHGVGPGGQAFYLDLSDAISSQGREVIVERYGNLLEMYERITGEDPLMTPMRISPAPHYTMGGLWVDYYLMSSIPGLFVLGEANFSEHGANRLGASALMQGLADGYFIVPATVTAWVAGHSTKPVADDHGACREALARASGRIELLLKGAGTRSADSFHRELGAVMIDRCGISRDAEGLHAGLADVALLEQRFHAEVSIPGEVQGPNPELEKGLRVADFFGMAKLMLRDALAREESCGAHFREEHQTEEGEARRDDENFAHIAAWEDREMAEPIRHAEPLNFKSLKPSERSYR; from the coding sequence ATGAATGGTTTGCCTGATCCTCGCCTCCCATCAGGCACGATCGCCGATGCATGGAACCGCACGCAAGGATCGCTGCCATTAATCAGCCCATCGCGCAAACGGGAACTTCATTTGTTGGTGGTCGGCACGGGGTTGGCTGGGGCTTCGGCGGCGGCAACCCTGGCCGAGCAGGGTTATCAAGTGCGTGTGATCAGCTTTCACGACAGTCCTCGACGGGCACACTCAGTGGCCGCCCAAGGAGGTATTAATGCCGCTCGCCCTCTTCCTGTGGATGCAGACAGCGTTAGCCGCCTCTTTGCCGATACCTTGCGTGGCGGTGACTTCCGTGCGCGTGAGGCAGGTTGCCAGCGTTTGGCTGAGATCAGTAGCGCGATCATCGACCAGTGCGTTGCTCAGGGGGTTCCCTTTGCCCGTGAGTACGAGGGAACACTTTCGACCAGAAGAATGGGAGGGGCTTCGGTCAGTCGCACCTTTTACGCTCGCGGACAGACTGGCCAGCAATTGCTCTACGGCGCTTATCAGGCGTTGATGCGTCAGGTGGCTCTTGGTCATGTGGAGTTGTTCTGTCGACGCGATGTTTTGGAGCTCATCAAGGTGGATGGTGTGGCCCGAGGGGTGGTCTGCCGTGACCTGCTCAGTGGTGAATTGGAGGTGCATACCGCTCAGGCTGTGTTGCTAGCGAGTGGTGGCTATAGCAACGTCTACTTTCTTTCGACAAATGCACTCAAATCCAATGCAAGTGCCATTTGGCGGGCTCATCGTCAAGGAGCTTTATTCGCGAACCCTTGCTTCACCCAGATCCACCCAACCTGCATTCCAAGTGGTGATCCCTATCAGAGCAAGCGAACCCTGATGAGCGAGAGCTTGCGTAATGACGGCCGTGTTTGGCTGCCATCAGATTCTGCAGATCAGCGTTCAGCTGTTGATATTCCTGAGTCCCAGCGGGATTACTTCCTTGAGCGTCAGTACCCGGCCTACGGCAACATGGTGCCCAGAGATGTTGCTTCACGCCGTGCCAGGGAGCTCTGCAAGGCTGGGCATGGTGTGGGCCCTGGTGGCCAAGCCTTTTATCTCGACCTGAGTGATGCGATCTCGAGTCAGGGGCGAGAGGTAATTGTGGAGCGATACGGCAACCTTTTGGAGATGTATGAGCGAATCACGGGTGAGGATCCGTTGATGACACCAATGCGCATCTCTCCAGCGCCCCATTACACGATGGGTGGTCTCTGGGTTGATTACTACCTGATGAGTTCGATTCCTGGATTGTTTGTGCTGGGTGAGGCCAACTTCTCTGAGCATGGTGCTAATCGTCTCGGCGCTAGTGCTCTGATGCAAGGTTTGGCTGATGGCTACTTCATTGTGCCGGCTACCGTCACGGCTTGGGTAGCAGGCCATAGCACCAAGCCTGTTGCTGATGATCATGGGGCTTGCCGAGAAGCCCTGGCGCGAGCCAGTGGGCGGATTGAGCTTTTGCTCAAGGGGGCGGGCACACGATCGGCTGATTCTTTTCATCGTGAGCTTGGAGCTGTGATGATTGATCGCTGCGGTATCAGCCGTGATGCCGAAGGGCTGCATGCTGGGTTGGCAGATGTGGCATTGCTGGAGCAACGTTTTCATGCTGAGGTAAGCATCCCTGGAGAGGTTCAGGGACCTAATCCTGAACTCGAGAAGGGGTTGAGGGTTGCTGATTTCTTTGGAATGGCCAAGTTGATGTTGCGCGATGCCTTGGCGAGAGAGGAGTCTTGTGGAGCCCACTTCCGTGAAGAGCATCAGACAGAAGAAGGCGAAGCTCGGCGTGATGATGAGAACTTTGCCCACATTGCTGCTTGGGAAGATCGCGAGATGGCCGAGCCGATTCGCCATGCTGAGCCGCTCAACTTCAAGAGTTTGAAGCCCAGTGAACGTAGTTATCGATGA
- a CDS encoding succinate dehydrogenase/fumarate reductase iron-sulfur subunit translates to MSRKLSLKLRIWRQASSNSSGAFHVYWLEQISADMSLLEALDRLNEQLIAQAKRPVSFDHDCREGICGSCGFLVNGQAHGPQTGTTLCQLYLRQFADGDTLTLEPWRARAFPFIQDLVVDRAAFDRLIAAGGYCSVNTGQAPDGNDLLIGKDQAASSFETATCIGCGACVASCRNASASLFVAAKLAHLAQLPQGQPERNRRAKRLQERMSEEGFGSCSSNLECEAVCPKQISADWISWMHREAR, encoded by the coding sequence ATGAGCCGTAAACTGTCGCTCAAGCTGCGTATTTGGCGTCAGGCGTCAAGCAACAGTTCCGGTGCTTTCCATGTCTACTGGCTTGAGCAGATTTCTGCCGACATGTCGCTATTGGAGGCTCTTGATCGTCTCAATGAACAGCTGATTGCTCAAGCCAAGCGCCCGGTGTCTTTTGATCACGACTGTCGTGAGGGTATTTGTGGTAGCTGTGGCTTTCTTGTTAATGGTCAGGCCCATGGGCCTCAGACCGGCACCACTTTGTGTCAGCTCTATCTGCGGCAGTTTGCTGATGGCGACACATTGACGCTGGAGCCATGGCGGGCAAGAGCTTTTCCTTTCATTCAAGATTTAGTGGTGGATCGTGCGGCTTTTGATCGGTTGATTGCAGCTGGTGGCTATTGCTCGGTGAATACGGGCCAGGCTCCGGATGGCAATGACTTGCTGATAGGGAAGGATCAAGCTGCCTCTTCCTTTGAGACGGCTACTTGCATCGGTTGTGGGGCATGTGTCGCTAGTTGTCGTAATGCCTCAGCCAGTTTGTTTGTGGCGGCCAAATTGGCCCATCTGGCTCAGTTGCCTCAGGGGCAACCTGAGCGCAACCGCCGGGCGAAGAGGTTGCAAGAGCGGATGAGCGAGGAGGGTTTTGGTAGTTGCAGCAGCAACTTGGAATGTGAGGCGGTGTGTCCGAAGCAAATTTCAGCTGACTGGATCAGCTGGATGCATCGCGAGGCCCGTTGA
- a CDS encoding isopenicillin N synthase family dioxygenase, giving the protein MKQTILDVDLLAFEQGTRFQQAAVVDGLMRSLGTGFVVTTSDLPSALLDEAYGMLNRFFALEATTKRQFNVPEAFGQTGYTDTLVETAAGEKLPDWKEMLNWAFPLPDNHPLRQRFPTLYPEQLLPEVAVPGITRVLQTFHQTIAELQCRVLRIIATGLGCHNDFFTDLVQDAPTLTRAIRYPPMSEAPAAGHMWAAAHGDINLITALPRATAPGLQVYIDGSWVDAIAPEGQVIVNSGLMLERISNGLIPTGWHRVLAPSQANLERLSVVQFCHPKPSTLLTPLSNCVNESHPQRFAGVMAADALEEVLYKIKLMA; this is encoded by the coding sequence TTGAAGCAAACGATTCTTGATGTTGACCTACTGGCTTTTGAACAGGGCACGAGATTTCAACAAGCCGCTGTTGTTGACGGATTGATGCGCAGCCTCGGAACAGGGTTTGTAGTGACCACCAGTGATCTGCCCTCTGCTCTTCTCGATGAGGCCTACGGGATGCTGAACCGTTTCTTTGCTCTAGAAGCGACAACAAAACGACAATTCAACGTGCCTGAAGCCTTTGGCCAGACTGGCTATACAGACACACTTGTAGAAACAGCCGCAGGCGAAAAGCTGCCCGACTGGAAGGAAATGCTCAACTGGGCATTTCCACTCCCAGATAACCACCCCTTACGCCAACGTTTCCCCACGCTCTATCCAGAACAACTCCTACCAGAAGTAGCCGTGCCAGGCATCACTCGAGTGCTGCAAACCTTCCACCAAACCATCGCCGAATTGCAGTGTCGCGTGCTGCGAATCATCGCTACTGGTCTTGGTTGCCATAATGATTTTTTCACTGATCTGGTACAAGACGCACCAACGCTCACTAGAGCGATCCGCTACCCACCCATGAGCGAAGCCCCTGCTGCAGGGCACATGTGGGCCGCCGCCCATGGCGACATCAACCTGATTACAGCCTTACCGCGAGCCACGGCCCCAGGTCTGCAGGTCTACATCGATGGCTCTTGGGTTGATGCCATCGCACCTGAAGGCCAAGTGATCGTCAACAGTGGCTTGATGCTTGAACGGATCAGCAATGGGCTCATCCCAACAGGCTGGCACCGCGTCTTAGCACCAAGTCAAGCCAATCTTGAGCGACTCAGTGTTGTTCAGTTCTGTCACCCCAAACCATCCACCCTGCTCACACCGCTCAGCAACTGCGTCAATGAAAGCCATCCACAACGGTTCGCCGGCGTGATGGCTGCCGATGCCCTAGAGGAAGTGCTGTACAAAATCAAACTGATGGCTTAA
- the mutT gene encoding 8-oxo-dGTP diphosphatase MutT, whose amino-acid sequence MRQQLLAWWEVHGRKDIAIKPWMFTTDGRWPEPNEDLSPYGIWIAEVMLQQTQLRVMRPYWEQWMLVLSTMQHLVAAEERQVLLLWQGLGYYSRARRLHQAARQLAASPLPSSLEAWLAVPGIGRTTAGSILSSALNRPVPILDGNVRRVLARLHGCLEPPQRAQASFWQWSEALLDPLRPRDFNQALMDLGALVCTPRTPSCQLCPWQSSCAAYAAGEPSHFPVQDASKPIPFQVIGVGVVLNEVGEVLIDQRLNEGLLGGLWEFPGGKQEPGEAIEATIARELREELAIEVQVGEQLIALDHAYSHKKLRFVVHLCRWISGEPKPLASQQVCWVKPEDLSGYPFPAANVRMIATLIDHLRADMLSQRS is encoded by the coding sequence ATGCGTCAGCAGCTTTTGGCTTGGTGGGAAGTCCATGGTCGCAAGGACATTGCCATCAAGCCGTGGATGTTTACGACCGATGGTCGCTGGCCTGAACCAAACGAAGATCTCTCGCCATACGGCATTTGGATTGCTGAGGTGATGCTCCAACAAACTCAGTTGAGGGTGATGCGTCCTTACTGGGAGCAGTGGATGTTGGTGTTGTCAACGATGCAGCATTTGGTTGCTGCTGAAGAGCGCCAAGTGTTGTTGCTGTGGCAAGGCCTGGGCTATTACTCTCGTGCCCGCAGGTTGCACCAGGCGGCGCGTCAATTGGCCGCTTCCCCTCTGCCCTCTTCTCTTGAAGCTTGGCTGGCTGTCCCGGGTATTGGTCGCACCACGGCAGGGAGCATTCTTTCCAGTGCCTTGAATAGGCCAGTGCCAATCCTTGATGGCAATGTGCGTCGTGTGCTGGCCAGACTTCATGGTTGCCTGGAGCCACCCCAAAGAGCACAGGCAAGTTTTTGGCAGTGGAGTGAAGCCCTTCTCGATCCTTTGCGGCCAAGAGATTTCAATCAGGCCTTGATGGATTTGGGGGCTTTGGTATGTACCCCTAGGACTCCCAGTTGCCAATTATGCCCTTGGCAAAGCAGTTGTGCTGCCTACGCTGCTGGAGAGCCAAGCCACTTCCCCGTGCAGGATGCGAGCAAGCCCATTCCCTTCCAGGTGATTGGTGTGGGGGTTGTGCTGAATGAGGTGGGTGAGGTCTTAATTGATCAACGGCTGAATGAGGGTTTACTCGGTGGTTTGTGGGAATTCCCTGGTGGTAAGCAGGAGCCAGGTGAAGCAATCGAAGCCACCATTGCTCGCGAGCTCAGGGAGGAATTGGCGATTGAAGTGCAGGTGGGTGAGCAGCTGATTGCTCTTGACCATGCCTACAGCCATAAGAAGCTTCGCTTTGTTGTTCATCTCTGCCGCTGGATTTCAGGAGAACCCAAGCCTTTGGCGAGTCAGCAGGTTTGCTGGGTGAAGCCTGAAGATCTTTCTGGTTATCCCTTCCCGGCAGCCAATGTGCGCATGATTGCCACGTTGATTGATCATCTTCGCGCAGACATGCTTAGCCAGCGTTCCTAG
- a CDS encoding carbohydrate kinase family protein gives MTGTNPVHSNEPEVICLGEALVDRLGPLGGDPAVDQPVEDCLGGAPANVACGLARLGSKVAFLGRLGDDAIGARFRELFNTRGVNLAGLQIDQRRPSRIVLVRRDLDGERVFQGFAGDRGDGFADPALSLDELAASWPLLVGKASWLLIGSIPLATPASAQALLWCVEQAQTAGLEIALDVNWRPTFWDPGHSPDSGPDEKALQAIAPLLERASLLKLAREEAVWFFDTDDPAVIARSLPQQPDVVVTDGARPVRWWIGGCVGELAALSPPSVVDTTGAGDAFTAGLLHQFLMDASSQRDLIKAREMVRFAAACGALVCGGAGGIDPQPSQMQVEEFLGSFEGEVN, from the coding sequence ATGACGGGGACCAATCCGGTTCACAGCAACGAGCCTGAGGTGATTTGCTTGGGAGAGGCGCTGGTGGATCGTCTTGGACCGCTGGGGGGAGATCCAGCTGTGGATCAGCCTGTGGAGGATTGCCTAGGGGGAGCCCCTGCCAACGTGGCTTGTGGCTTAGCTCGGCTTGGTAGCAAGGTGGCTTTTTTAGGACGTCTTGGAGACGATGCCATCGGGGCCAGGTTTCGAGAATTGTTTAATACTCGAGGCGTGAACCTTGCTGGTCTGCAGATCGATCAGCGTCGGCCCAGTCGCATTGTGTTGGTGCGTCGAGATCTCGATGGGGAGAGGGTGTTCCAGGGTTTTGCAGGCGACCGCGGAGACGGTTTTGCTGATCCGGCTCTGTCTTTAGATGAGTTGGCGGCTAGCTGGCCTTTGCTGGTAGGTAAGGCGAGCTGGTTGTTGATCGGCTCCATTCCTTTGGCCACACCAGCTTCAGCCCAAGCCTTGCTTTGGTGCGTTGAGCAGGCACAAACAGCAGGGCTTGAGATCGCATTGGATGTCAACTGGCGTCCAACCTTCTGGGATCCTGGCCATTCTCCCGATAGTGGCCCTGATGAGAAGGCTTTGCAGGCGATTGCGCCTCTTCTTGAGCGTGCTTCTCTGCTCAAACTGGCTAGGGAAGAGGCCGTTTGGTTCTTTGACACTGACGACCCTGCAGTGATTGCGCGATCCCTTCCGCAGCAGCCAGATGTGGTTGTGACCGATGGGGCGCGTCCGGTGCGCTGGTGGATAGGGGGTTGTGTTGGTGAGCTTGCAGCGCTTTCTCCCCCTTCAGTTGTCGACACCACCGGTGCTGGCGATGCTTTCACTGCAGGATTGCTGCATCAATTTTTGATGGATGCCTCATCTCAACGAGATCTGATCAAGGCCCGGGAGATGGTTCGTTTTGCAGCAGCCTGTGGCGCGCTTGTTTGTGGAGGGGCTGGTGGTATCGATCCGCAGCCGTCTCAGATGCAAGTGGAGGAGTTTTTGGGGTCGTTCGAAGGTGAGGTGAACTGA
- the tsaE gene encoding tRNA (adenosine(37)-N6)-threonylcarbamoyltransferase complex ATPase subunit type 1 TsaE: MGQSTDDTWILENLDATRWLGIALVQRLPALSVLLLEGPLGAGKTSVVQGIATALGIREPITSPTYALAQHYPDGNPPLIHLDLYRLEQPSTANELFLQEEEEAQALGALMAVEWPDRLSLNLPEAWRLQLQHRAQGGRIAQFTSPSNDPKNSSTCI; this comes from the coding sequence ATGGGGCAATCTACAGATGACACATGGATTCTTGAAAATCTTGATGCCACTCGATGGCTAGGCATAGCACTTGTCCAGCGGCTACCTGCTTTATCAGTGCTGTTGCTAGAGGGGCCCCTGGGAGCTGGCAAAACCTCTGTGGTGCAAGGCATCGCAACCGCTCTCGGTATCCGTGAGCCGATCACATCACCTACATACGCTCTTGCTCAGCACTACCCGGACGGGAATCCTCCTCTGATCCATCTAGATCTCTATCGCTTGGAGCAACCCAGCACTGCCAATGAGCTATTTCTGCAAGAGGAAGAAGAAGCCCAAGCACTAGGTGCCCTCATGGCCGTGGAATGGCCTGATCGATTAAGCCTTAACTTGCCTGAAGCCTGGAGATTGCAATTGCAGCATCGAGCTCAAGGAGGTCGTATTGCTCAGTTCACCTCACCTTCGAACGACCCCAAAAACTCCTCCACTTGCATCTGA
- the ahcY gene encoding adenosylhomocysteinase produces MVAVPTSTASLQALPQYVVADIDLADFGRKELSIAETEMPGLIALRIKYGSEKPLKGARIAGSLHMTIQTGVLIETLVALGADVRWASCNIFSTQDHAAAAIAASGVPVFATKGETLDEYWAYTHRILEWGDGGTPNMILDDGGDATGLVMLGSKAESDSSVLDNPGNEEETALFASIRTKLAEDSSFYSRIKSSIQGVTEETTTGVARLYQMQKSGELPFPAINVNDSVTKSKFDNLYGCRESLVDGIKRATDVMVAGKVALVMGYGDVGKGSAQSLRGLGATVMIAEIDPICALQAAMEGYRVVRLDEVVQDVDIFVTSTGNFQVIRHEHLIRMKDEAIVCNIGHFDNEIDVASLKDYPWENIKPQVDHITLPSGNKIILLAEGRLVNLGCATGHPSFVMSNSFTNQVLAQIELFSKGDQYADQVYVLPKHLDEMVARLHLEKIGARLTELTKQQADYISVPVEGPYKPDHYRY; encoded by the coding sequence ATGGTGGCAGTGCCCACATCAACGGCCTCGTTGCAGGCCCTTCCTCAGTACGTCGTAGCAGACATCGACCTAGCGGACTTTGGCCGCAAGGAATTAAGCATTGCGGAAACTGAGATGCCAGGCTTGATAGCCCTCAGGATCAAGTACGGCAGCGAAAAACCTCTCAAGGGGGCTCGCATTGCTGGCAGTCTGCACATGACCATTCAGACTGGTGTGTTGATTGAGACGCTGGTGGCCCTCGGTGCTGATGTGCGCTGGGCTTCATGCAATATTTTTTCTACTCAAGATCACGCTGCTGCTGCTATTGCCGCTAGCGGCGTGCCTGTGTTTGCAACCAAAGGCGAGACTCTGGATGAGTATTGGGCCTATACCCATCGCATCCTCGAGTGGGGTGATGGTGGCACTCCCAACATGATCTTGGATGACGGCGGTGATGCAACTGGCTTGGTGATGCTTGGCAGCAAGGCCGAGAGCGATAGTTCTGTATTGGATAACCCTGGCAACGAGGAAGAGACGGCATTGTTTGCCTCGATTCGTACCAAGTTGGCCGAGGATTCCAGTTTTTATTCTCGCATCAAGAGCAGTATTCAGGGGGTGACAGAAGAGACAACTACGGGTGTCGCGCGTCTTTATCAGATGCAAAAAAGCGGTGAATTGCCTTTCCCGGCGATCAATGTCAATGATTCGGTGACTAAGAGCAAGTTCGACAATCTTTATGGTTGTCGTGAATCCTTGGTGGATGGCATCAAGCGGGCCACTGATGTGATGGTCGCTGGCAAGGTGGCTTTGGTGATGGGCTATGGCGATGTGGGTAAGGGTTCAGCCCAATCGCTACGGGGCCTTGGTGCCACTGTGATGATTGCTGAAATTGACCCCATCTGTGCTCTTCAGGCAGCGATGGAGGGCTATCGGGTGGTGCGCCTGGATGAGGTGGTTCAGGATGTCGATATCTTTGTGACCTCCACAGGCAACTTTCAGGTGATTCGCCATGAACATCTGATCCGTATGAAGGATGAGGCCATTGTTTGCAATATCGGTCACTTTGATAATGAGATTGATGTTGCATCTTTGAAGGATTATCCCTGGGAGAATATCAAGCCTCAGGTTGATCACATCACTCTTCCTAGCGGCAATAAGATCATTCTTCTGGCTGAAGGACGTTTGGTGAACCTTGGCTGTGCGACCGGTCACCCGAGCTTTGTGATGAGCAATTCCTTTACCAATCAGGTGTTAGCTCAAATTGAGTTGTTTTCGAAAGGTGATCAGTATGCCGATCAGGTGTATGTGTTGCCGAAGCACCTCGATGAGATGGTGGCTCGCCTTCACTTGGAGAAGATCGGCGCGAGGCTTACTG